The following are encoded together in the Salmonella enterica subsp. enterica serovar Choleraesuis genome:
- a CDS encoding 3'(2'),5'-bisphosphate nucleotidase CysQ produces MLHSICQLARDAGDAIMQVYEGKQPMEAQEKADHSPVTAADLAAHRVILSGLQALTPDIPVLSEEAPQSWEERQAWKKYWLVDPLDGTKEFLKRNNEFTVNIALIEDGKPVLGVVYAPALHVMYSAAEGKAWKETGGNRTQIQVHDARPPLVVISRSHVDDELKEYLELLGEHQTTSIGSSLKFCLVAEGEAQLYPRFGPTNSWDTAAGHAVALAAGAHVNDWQGRALDYTPRESFLNPGFRVSIY; encoded by the coding sequence ATGTTACATTCAATCTGTCAGCTGGCTCGCGATGCCGGTGACGCTATTATGCAGGTCTACGAGGGCAAGCAGCCCATGGAAGCGCAGGAGAAAGCCGATCATTCTCCGGTTACCGCTGCGGATCTTGCGGCCCACCGCGTTATTCTTTCCGGCCTCCAGGCGTTAACGCCAGATATCCCGGTTCTTTCTGAAGAAGCCCCACAGTCCTGGGAAGAGCGTCAGGCATGGAAAAAATACTGGCTGGTGGACCCACTAGACGGCACCAAAGAGTTCCTAAAACGTAATAACGAGTTCACTGTTAATATTGCGCTGATTGAGGATGGCAAGCCGGTGCTGGGCGTGGTGTACGCGCCTGCCTTGCACGTGATGTACAGCGCTGCTGAAGGGAAAGCCTGGAAAGAAACCGGAGGGAATCGGACTCAAATTCAGGTCCATGATGCCCGGCCGCCGCTGGTGGTCATCAGCCGCTCGCACGTCGATGATGAGCTAAAAGAGTATTTGGAGCTTTTGGGTGAGCACCAGACCACCTCTATCGGATCTTCGCTGAAGTTTTGCCTGGTAGCCGAAGGTGAGGCTCAGCTCTATCCACGCTTTGGGCCAACCAATAGCTGGGACACCGCCGCAGGCCACGCCGTAGCGCTGGCGGCAGGTGCCCATGTTAATGACTGGCAAGGCCGCGCTCTGGATTACACCCCGCGCGAATCCTTCCTCAACCCCGGCTTTCGGGTGTCAATTTACTGA
- a CDS encoding HxlR family transcriptional regulator gives MEILTDPQTGTLSERLRSGDLFAKGCPSREVLKHVTSQWGVLILVALRDGTLRFSELRRRMEGVSEKMLAQTLQWLEADGFVHRQVYAVVPPHVEYSLTEQGLEISGKVMALADWIELNLETVLAARSQKASEKNPDN, from the coding sequence ATGGAAATTCTAACAGACCCACAGACTGGCACCCTGAGCGAGCGCCTGCGTAGCGGGGATCTTTTTGCTAAAGGTTGCCCGTCGCGGGAGGTGCTCAAGCATGTCACCAGTCAATGGGGCGTGTTAATTCTGGTGGCATTGCGCGATGGCACGCTGCGTTTTAGCGAGCTTCGCCGCCGAATGGAGGGGGTAAGCGAAAAAATGCTGGCTCAAACCCTGCAATGGCTGGAGGCCGACGGTTTTGTTCACCGGCAGGTATACGCCGTAGTACCGCCGCATGTGGAGTACTCTCTGACAGAGCAGGGCCTGGAGATTAGCGGCAAAGTTATGGCGCTGGCAGACTGGATAGAGCTGAATTTAGAAACCGTGCTGGCAGCGCGCAGCCAGAAGGCTTCAGAGAAGAATCCAGATAATTAA